The Treponema sp. OMZ 790 genome includes the window TAAGCCCTGCCGTTATCGAAGAGCTTATTGCCGATCCGTCTCAATTAAAATTAGGCGGTGAACGTAAAGAAATATCCATCTTTTTTTCGGACTTGCAAGGGTTTACTTCAATCTCGGAAAGTTTAAGTCCTGAAGCCCTTACCGAACTTTTGAACGATTATCTTTCGGACATGAGTAAAATTATTTTGGATTCGGGCGGAACAATCGACAAGTATGAAGGCGATGCTATTATCGCTTTTTGGAATGCACCTGCAAGGGTGGAGCATCATGCCCGTTCTGCCTTAGAAGCGGCTTGGGCTTGTCAAAAAAAACTTGAAGAAAGGCGTGCCGAGTTTGAAAAGAGGGCTGAAGGAAGGCCCTTTAAAATGCGCATAGGGCTTAATACGGGCTTTGCCATTGTGGGCAACATGGGTTCGGTAAGCCGCTTCGATTATACGATGTTGGGGGACTCAGTAAACTTGGCCGCCCGCTTGGAAGGCTTAAACAAGCAATTCAGTACTTACACAATGTGTGCGGAGGCAGCAAAAAAACAGGCCGAAGAAAGCGGCACAGGTTTAAAATTTAGAGAGCTTGCCCGTGCGGCAGTTGTGGGAAAATCGGAACCCGTAGTCGTTTATGAAATCATGGACGAAAAAACTTATAACGGAAAAAAAGCCTTGCTTGATTCTTTTGACAAAGGATTAAAAGAATTCTATGCCGGAAACTTTAAAGAAGCCTTAAATATTTTTGCTCAAAATGAAGAAGCCGATCCTCCTTCAAAACACTATGCAGAAAAATGTAAACTCCTTATTTCACAAAAACCTGAAGGCGAGTGGAGGGGTATTTGGAAGGCCGATACTAAATAAATTTTTAAATAACAAAATTTTAAACATGGAGGCATTTTATGCAAAACAACAAATTAAAACTAATCTTTATCTTAATATTAACGGCTTTTTTATTTTCGTGTTCTAAAGAAGTTAAAGAACCTGCGGAAGAAAAAAAGTCTGTAGAGACAAAAGTTGAATCATCTGCAAAAATAGAGCTGAAACAAAACAAATTCTTATTAAAGCCTGAGTATAATACACATGTAAAGAGTCCTGAACAACTCAAAGAAGAAGAAAAATACAAAAAAAGTAAAGCATACGAAGAAAAACTTGATCAGATTGAGAGAGAGCTTTATAGAAAAGAGGATGCTATTATAGCACAAATTCCTGTAGCTGCAACTGATGCTGATCTTGAACAGAAAAGGGCTATAACAGGGTTGTATGATCATAAAAAAAAGGTTTATAATTATACAAATTTTGAAGAAGTAATAAAAGAAGGAGATAGTTATCACTGCAAACAGAAGGTAAAAACTCAAAATGGCAGAATACTGGATTATAATTTACAAATTAAAAAACCGAAGTTCAGGAAGTACTATGCTGTTTCAGGAATTGAGCTTATGAGTTCTATCAATATAGGTAATATAGATGAAAAAATAATAGAGGAACAAGTACATGAAGAAATATACGATTTAAAAACTGATGAAAAAAAAGACGTAATGATAAAACTGTTTGAAGATTACGAAAACACACAATATCCTTTATTTAAAGAGGTTGTCCATACGGATTGGGACACGGGAGTCAAAACTAAGGGATATAAACAGTATGATATGAAAATCCTTGATTATGTAAAGGGGAACTTTACAAACTCAGGATATGATGAATACTTTGTTATGTTTTATGAAGATGATCCGGATCCGGAAATGGGTGATCAATATATAGAAAGAGCGAGATGTTTTTTAGTTTCTGAAGGCAAGATAATTAAAGACTATTACATAACTTTTCCTGGCGGTGCTTTTTTTTGGGGTGATTACACACATCTTGATCTTAAAAAATTTGATAATTTCGGTTTTCAATTTTCACAAGGAAGGATTGCCGATTTTAATCAAAACGGAATAAATGAAATATATTTTTCTGTTTTATTTAATATAGAACCGGGCAATGTATTAGTTGTAGAATTTAATGAAAATGAATTTATAACTAATTATATATCTATTGATACCTACGATATAGGGTCTATTGATTGGAATAAAAAAATGATAACAGTGAATGCTAAATCGAGAGCTGTTAAGGGTTTTAACGGATGGCAAGAAGAAATAGACACCTTTGTTTGGAATGAAGAATTAAAAGAATATGTTCTTTTTAAAAGGATATATGAATATAAAAGATACTAATGAAAAATTTATTTGTATATTATTATAATTTGAATTTACTAACCGGAGGACAAAATTGAAAACAAACAAATTAATCTTTATACTAATTTTCGAACTTTTTTTATTCTCATGCAATCGAGAAAACATAGTTGAAACAAAAACTGAGTTGCCCAAGTCTGAAAAAATGCCTGAGCAAATTATCAAAGAAGAAAAGGAAAACAAAATTAAAATTCATCAAGAAAAAATTGATGAACTTATAGAAGAAATATATAATAAAAGCGAATTAATTTGGCCTCACAATACTGATAATATATTTTCTACTAGGAAATCTGATGATAATTTTTTTGATAAAAATGGAATTATTAATATAACATTCGATGAGAAAAAAAAAGAGGGAGAGATATATTATAAGAAAAACGGTAAAAAAACACTTGAATATAAAATAACTTATAAAGAAAATCAAACAGATAATGCTTATTATGTTTCAGAAATTGAACTTATAAGTCAAGTTAATATCGGTAAGATAGATAAAGAAATAATAGAAAAGCAAGTCAATGGAACACTAACAAACCTTTACGGTTATAGAGGTATAGCTGATTATTTTGTAGAATATGAGGCTGAAAATCATCCCTTAGAAAATGATGATTTGTGGTCTACCATCTTATTTTGTGCGGAAGGTAACTTTACGGATTCCGGCAGCGATGAGTATTTGGTTCTATTCCATATCGAAGACGGCGATGCTTCGACTTTTAGCACTTATATAAACAAAGTAAAAATATTTATAGTGCCTAAGCATAAGATAGTTAAAGAATATATTTTACCTGTTAAAGATATTTATTTTTCTCCTGACTTTGAAGTAGAGAATTTCGGATTTGATATTGACTCACATCATCCCCGCTCTTGCTGCCGAGTTGCCGACTTTAATCAAAACGGAATAAACGAAATATATTTTTTCTGTGAGTATGGCTATTATGATGAGAATAATAAATATAGAGATCATAATTTTTTATTATTTGTGGAATTTCATAAAGATGGGTTTAAAACTAATTATGTTTGCCCGGATAGTTATAATCTGAGTTCTGTAGATTGGGAACAAAAAAGAATATATATGAAATCAAATAATTATGAAAATGAAAATACAGATTCAGATAAATTTGATTCGGTATTTTCTTGGGATGAAGATTTACAAAAATACGTACTTTTGAAAAAAACATATAAATTGTGGAGGAGACCATGACGCAAAACAACAAATTAAAACTAATCTTTATCTTAATATTGGCAGCTTTTATATTTTCGTGTAAAGCTTCTGATACAAAAAGCGGCAGAGAAATGCGAATAGAAAAATTTTCTAAAATGATAGAAAGTAATAAAATACCGGGAGTATCAGGGAAGGGAAAAGAAGATGAGTTTGTAGGAACTCCTTTTGTATTAGATGACTATGATTTGGTATACATTCAAGCATTGTATACAAGGACGAATATAGGAAAAGATAACAGGATTTATTATACCGATGTTGAGGTTATAAAATTCGAAAGAGAAAAAGAAATAGAATGCAGACAAAAAAGAACGGCAAAAAACGGCAAGGATTTTTTTTATAGTATAAAATATGAATGGGATAAAATAGCAAAAAAATTCGTAAATACAAAATATGAACTTGAGCAAGAATTAAACATAGGTGTAATTGATGAAAAAATAATAAAAGAGCAAGTACACGGGATTGTAATAGAATCAAAAGAAGATCCCGATAAAGAAAGCTTAATACCTATGTTTGAATCATATATGACAAAACTTGATAAAAATGATAAATATCATTATACATATTATGTGTTGGACTATATAAGAGGAAACTTTACAAATTCGGGATATGATGAATATATAGTTTTTTTTACCGATGATTCTAGAAAAGAGATGGAAGAAGCCGGAGAACATCACCCTAATTTTTATAGTAAGGATGGAAAACTATCTGATATAACGTGGAAAAATAATATATGCGATATAGCCTGTTTTATTGTTGAAGGTAGTACATTAAAAAAAGTATATGATATTTATTTTAGAGGCAGTATTTTTTTACCTGCTTATGAAAAAAGTTCAAGCCTATATGGTTCGTTGAATCCGAGACAAATGCCTTATATAACTAATTTCGGTAAACAATTTTTTCAAGGATGGGTAGCCGACCTTAATCAAAACGGAATAAATGAAATATATATATATTTTCCATGGAAGGGTACTGTACGTATTACTATGGCCGAATTTATCGATAAAGACTTTGAATTTAAGTGTATAGAAATTTCAGGAGATGAATTTAACAATGTAGATTGGCATAAAAAAACTTTTAACGGTAACTATTACAGTATAGAATTGCGAGATAACACCTACGGTATACTATGGTATAACGAAATCTTTCAGTGGAATGAAGATGACAATAGCTATTGGCTTCAGTCATGTAATATATCTCCGAATAGGTCATATAAGATGTCACGGGATTGGACTAAAGATGATTGGGTACATATAAAATATTAGGAGAGCATTATGTTGAAGTTAAAAATATTTTTAATAATTTTAGTAAGTGTCTTTATATTTTCGTGTTCTAAGGAAAATAAAGAAAAAACCGTAGCTGAAAGTAAACCCACGGAAAATAAAATTGAAGAAGTAAAGCCTGAACCTCCCGTACCTGAAAAGACGGCTGAACAACTTGAACTGGAAGAAAAATACAAAAAAAGTAAAGAATACGAAGAAAAACTTAAACAACTTGGAGCCGAACTGGATAAGAAAGAGAGTGCTATTATAGCACAAATACCCATAGACGCAACTGATGCAGACCTTGAACAGAAAGAAGCTAGAACATGGTTGTATGATCATAACAAAAAGGTTTATAATTATACAAATTTTAAAGAAGTAATAAAAGAAGGTGATGTTTATTATTGTAAACAAAAAATAAAAAGCCAAAATGGAGGAGTATTGGAGTATCATGTGAAGTTCGAAAAAGATAGATATACCCATAAAGAAGATAGCTATACTGTTTCTGCGATTGAGCTTTCAAGTCAAATTGATATAGGTCAAATAAGTGAAGAAATAATAGAAACTCCCGTTCATGGCAAAATATATGATTTAGCTCATGATGAAAAAAAAGATGATATAATAAAACTGTTTGAAGAATATGAAAATACACATTATCCTTTATATCATGAAAATATCGATTTATCTGCAAAATTGCTGAAAGATTATCAGATAAAGTTAGAAGCTGTTGATTATGTAAAAGGAAATTTTACCGATTCTGGGTATGATGAATATTTTGTAGTATTTTGTAAAGAAGTTCCGGGACCTGAATATGGTCAAACTGTGAAAAGAGTGCGATGTTTTGTAGTTGATGAAGATAAGATAATCAAAGATTACTATATTACTGTTCCTAGTGCATCATTTTTTCCACCGCATATTGAACGAGGCGGTCTTTTTGGGTTAAAAAATTTTGGATTTGAGTTTTCTCAAGGGTGGGTATCGGATTTTAATCAAAACGGTAAAAATGAAATATATTTTGTAACTCATTTTAGCACAGGTAGGAATTTCTTATTTATAATTGAATTCAATGGCGAGTTTTTTGCTACCGGGTATGTATCTGCCGAGTATGGACTTGATATAGAATCTGTTGACTGGAATAAAAAAATGATAGTGTTAAGAGAAGGTGGGAGTTTTATTAGATCTGAAAAATTTAAAGGATGGGAATATTGGTATGATAAGGTTATATGGAATGAGCAATTAAAAGAATACATTCTTTTAAAACGCGAATATAAATATGAAAAATATGAGGGGGCTGGAGATGAAGAAGGTTTTGGGCCTGGAGTTGGGGCGTGAAGAGTTATTACTGGTAAGAGGCGGAACGGATAAAGAAAAATATAATTCTGTGGGTGAAATTATAAGAAGAACTAATTTGAAATATGCACAGGATGTTGTGCGTGAAGCGGCAATTTATCGTCCTCATGCAAAAGGAAACTTTGACTATGAAGGTGCAGCAGAAGATGTAACTTGGTGTAACCAATCAAGTTATGACGTAATGGAAGCTACCGGTGTCCATATGGAAGCTTTTTATGGAGAACCGGATGGGTATCAAGGAACAAAAGGACAAAGAGGAGCAGGATATTGGGTTAATGCAAATACAGCCTGTAAAAATGTTGAAAATTATATTGCTAACCATGCAAAAGAACAAGCCGATGCCAGAATGAAAGAAATAGGCTTTAAACCTATCACAATAGATGAAGAATTTAAAAAAACGCATACAGCAGATGAACTATATCTTGCAGAACAAAATAATCACACATATAAATGTAGATAATGTTCTTTTAGGAAGAATAACAGCCGGTGATTATATTGAACAGAAAAAAGCGGAAATAGCAGCACAAGAAAAAGCAAGAGCCGAAGCCGAGGCAAAACGGATAGCAGAAGAAAAAGCTGAAAGGGAAAGACTTGAAAAAGAAAGACTTAAGCAAGAGGAAGAAAATCGTAAGAGAGAAGATAAAATAACTAATCCTTCTCCCAGCCCTGCCCCTGATACTGATCCTAACAATCCTGATGAACCTATAGATAATGATAGAGATGATAATGAGGATAATAATGAAGAAACAATAACTACTCCGCCTGACAACACCGGCGGAGGAAATGGAACACCGCCTAAAGATGGTGACGGCGAAAGTCCTGCTCCTCCTTCCGAAGAAAATCCTTCTCCCGAAAACGGCGGAGGAGATAGCGGCGGCAATGAACCTGAACCTCCAAGCCCGCCCGGAGGCGGAGGCAGCGGAACAATTTATATGCCTTGGAGTACCGATACAGGCAATGAGTATTATTTGGATACTTTGTACGGCACAAAACCTTTTAGTGCACAAGAATCTGGTGCATTTAATTCTACAATCATAAGTAACGAATTATCCGCCTTACAGCCTGTAACAAGTTTAAATGTTGCGGGGTTCCCTGGAAACGATACTGCAATAAAACACTTGACTGCTATTACACACAAATGTTAAAATCTTAAATATGGAGGTTATAATGCAAAACAACAAATTAAAACTAATCTTTATCTTAATATTGGCAGCATTTATATTTTCGTGTTCTAAAGAAGTTAAAGAACCTGGGGAAGAAAAAAACTCTGTAGTAAAAAATGAAGTGACAGAAAACAAACCTTTAGTAATACTTGAATATAGTGTCTCTCCAAAAAGAACTATACAAATTGCACAAAGTTCTGAAACAGAAGAAGATGATGATGATGATGATGATGATGATATTGATTTTACTGAAGAAGCCCCGCCGATCGTACTAACTGATGAAAACACACCTGAAACAGAGCTTATAAAATTACTGGAAAGTAGAAAACTATATGCATGGAAGCTAAATGAGATCCAACTAGAAATCAATATGTACGATATTTATGGAAATTCGTATGAGGAATTTGAAAAAAGCGGTATTGATCACCTAAACAGACAAAAAAATATAGAAATACTAAAAATTGATTCGGATAACAAAAATATTTATTGTAAACAGACATTAAATCTTCCAAGCGGAAAAAAATTAATATATGATGTTGCCTACAGTTTTTATCCATATTCAGAAAAATTTGCTTACACAAATTATGAGTTAAGGGGGCCCCCCGTAATAACCGATAGGCAAGTACAGGAATCAAAAAGAGTTCATGGAAAAATAACGGAAGCCGAAAACGATGTAAACAAAAATAAAAATATTAAAATATTTGAAAAATATATAAATAAATACACTAAGGAGCATCGGCGTAAAACGGGTGATAAGCCGTATAAGGTATTTGATTATGTAAAAGGGAACTTCACTGGTTCAGGAAAAGATGAATATATAGTTTTATTTACAGCTCCTTTTACCAAAACTGAAAAGGAAGACGGGGTATTTTTTCTGGAGTATAGCTATATAAAATACATTGAATGTTTTATTATGGAAAACGGCAAAGTAATTAAAATGTATCAACTCCCGGGGTGGTGGGGGCATATTGTACCGAGAGAAAAAACAAAAATAAATTTAGGAGAGCAATTTTCTTTTGGATGGATTGCCGATTTTAATCAAAACGGAATAAACGAGATATTTGTTCACCGCAAAGAGGTATTCGGTTCAAGTTTTTTCTCAATAGAATTTATTGATAATAGATTTGTCGAAATACCTATCACCGGCAAAGGAGACATTCTTAAATCAGTTGACTGGGAACAATCTAAACTAGTAATTGAAAATTATCCGTTTAAATCACTAGTGTTGGATTCTAAAGGCACACAGCCTAAATATTTTGCGGAATACCAATGGAATGAAAAAGAACGTTGCTATGTTCTTTTATCAAATAAACAATATAAATAAGGAGAAGATTTATGGAAGATGATTTTTTTATTCCTTATAAACCCGATGCAGTAATTGACTACTCCAATGCTGCAACTACAGGATCTAGGGAAAATGTTGATTCTGTTCATTTTATGACAAATGGAAAAGTTGTAAAAATTTTTAAGGATTATGACAAGTTAAGTGATGAGGATAAAGTATCCCCGGTATATGCCTATGGAAATTATGTAATTATAGAAGATAAAGATGGGTTTAAAATAAGATATGCACATCTTTCTACTGTTGAGGAAGGATTAAAAGTAGGTGGTGAAGTAAAAATGGATCAACAAGTTGGAATTCAAGGAGACACAGGTAATGGTCCTAAACATACACATATTTCTATCCATGCTCCAGGATTTTCATATTATAAACATACAATTCCGATGTATGAATATATGCTCAAGAATGGCCGTCTAAGAGATGATGTGGTATATCCTACAAATAAGGCCGTATCTGGAAAGTATGGAACGGAATATATACCTAATCCTCAATTTTTTCATGAGGGGGATGATATGTCGGGACATATACTGGTTTCAGGTTATAATCCTGCAGGTTTTAAAATAACACATGAGATTATGGAAAGCCTTAAGCCTAGCAGTGATATACAAAAAAATAAAAAAGCTGCTATGGCTTTGCAAGATAGAATTAATATAACCCGTGCAATTTTGGATATTCCAGAGCCTAAGAACTATAGTATATCTGACTTCCTTTTAGGAAAGATCACATTAGGTGAATATTTGACTGATCAAAAGATCAAGGAAAAACTAAAAGCCGAAGCTGAGGCAAAACGAATAGCAGAAGAAAAAGCGGCACAAGAAAAGGCTGAAAAAGAAAGACAGGATAAAGAAAAGCTTGCACGTGAGGATGAAGAAAGAAGAAGAAAAGAGGGAGGAAATAATCCTAGCCCCAATCCTAAAAAACCTGATGAGGATAGAAGCGAACCCATATTAGATGAAGATGACCGCCCCGGACGTAGAAATAAAAAAGGCGAAAAGCCGATAAAATCACCGCCTAAAAAAGACGGCGGAGGAAATAATCCCCCTCCTCCTAAGAAAGGTCAACCTCCTCAAAACGGAGGTGGTGGAGGAAGTAAACCTAAGCCTCCAAAAATTCCAAAACCTGGCGATATGATACCTCTAAGCATCGATACAAACAACGAATATTATTTAGGCTCGTTATACGGTACAAAACCTTTTAGTGCACAAGAATCGAGTGCATTTAATTCTACAATCATAAGTAATGAATTATCCGCATTACAACCGATAACAAATTTAAATGTTGCAGGGTTTCCTGTAAACGATACTGCAATAAAAGAAGATCCGTTTGGGGTGTAGGGAATTTAAATATAAAACACTTGACAACTTTTATATATAGATGTTAAAATCTTAAGGTATGGAGGTTATAGTGAAAAAAGACAAATTAAAACTTATTTTTATCTTAATATTAGCGGTTTTTTTATTTTCGTGTTCTAAAGAAGTTAAAAAACAGAAGCCTGTCGAAGCAAAAGTTGAAACATCTATAAAAACAGAGTCTCAGTCTAAAGAAACTCAGGTAAAAGAAGAAAAAACGGAAAAAGAAAAAGAGGTTGTAGCCGAAGATTCTGATAAAGAAACTGAAAAAGAGGGGCTTAAATATCTTTCCGATGAAAAGCACTATATGGCAAAGGGAAGTTTATTATTTTATAACTTAAATATAAATGACACCTATGAACAGGCATTAGCCAAATTAAAAGAGTTCGGAGTTAACGGTTTATATCCTACAGCAATGATGCCTAAAAGTTTACAAGAGATGGGCTGTAAGGCTTACATTCCTGATTATAAAACTTTAGGGAAAGACGCAAGT containing:
- a CDS encoding clustered-type lipoprotein, whose amino-acid sequence is MQNNKLKLIFILILTAFLFSCSKEVKEPAEEKKSVETKVESSAKIELKQNKFLLKPEYNTHVKSPEQLKEEEKYKKSKAYEEKLDQIERELYRKEDAIIAQIPVAATDADLEQKRAITGLYDHKKKVYNYTNFEEVIKEGDSYHCKQKVKTQNGRILDYNLQIKKPKFRKYYAVSGIELMSSINIGNIDEKIIEEQVHEEIYDLKTDEKKDVMIKLFEDYENTQYPLFKEVVHTDWDTGVKTKGYKQYDMKILDYVKGNFTNSGYDEYFVMFYEDDPDPEMGDQYIERARCFLVSEGKIIKDYYITFPGGAFFWGDYTHLDLKKFDNFGFQFSQGRIADFNQNGINEIYFSVLFNIEPGNVLVVEFNENEFITNYISIDTYDIGSIDWNKKMITVNAKSRAVKGFNGWQEEIDTFVWNEELKEYVLFKRIYEYKRY
- a CDS encoding clustered-type lipoprotein, with protein sequence MTQNNKLKLIFILILAAFIFSCKASDTKSGREMRIEKFSKMIESNKIPGVSGKGKEDEFVGTPFVLDDYDLVYIQALYTRTNIGKDNRIYYTDVEVIKFEREKEIECRQKRTAKNGKDFFYSIKYEWDKIAKKFVNTKYELEQELNIGVIDEKIIKEQVHGIVIESKEDPDKESLIPMFESYMTKLDKNDKYHYTYYVLDYIRGNFTNSGYDEYIVFFTDDSRKEMEEAGEHHPNFYSKDGKLSDITWKNNICDIACFIVEGSTLKKVYDIYFRGSIFLPAYEKSSSLYGSLNPRQMPYITNFGKQFFQGWVADLNQNGINEIYIYFPWKGTVRITMAEFIDKDFEFKCIEISGDEFNNVDWHKKTFNGNYYSIELRDNTYGILWYNEIFQWNEDDNSYWLQSCNISPNRSYKMSRDWTKDDWVHIKY
- a CDS encoding clustered-type lipoprotein, whose amino-acid sequence is MLKLKIFLIILVSVFIFSCSKENKEKTVAESKPTENKIEEVKPEPPVPEKTAEQLELEEKYKKSKEYEEKLKQLGAELDKKESAIIAQIPIDATDADLEQKEARTWLYDHNKKVYNYTNFKEVIKEGDVYYCKQKIKSQNGGVLEYHVKFEKDRYTHKEDSYTVSAIELSSQIDIGQISEEIIETPVHGKIYDLAHDEKKDDIIKLFEEYENTHYPLYHENIDLSAKLLKDYQIKLEAVDYVKGNFTDSGYDEYFVVFCKEVPGPEYGQTVKRVRCFVVDEDKIIKDYYITVPSASFFPPHIERGGLFGLKNFGFEFSQGWVSDFNQNGKNEIYFVTHFSTGRNFLFIIEFNGEFFATGYVSAEYGLDIESVDWNKKMIVLREGGSFIRSEKFKGWEYWYDKVIWNEQLKEYILLKREYKYEKYEGAGDEEGFGPGVGA
- a CDS encoding bacteriocin-type signal sequence, whose protein sequence is MKKVLGLELGREELLLVRGGTDKEKYNSVGEIIRRTNLKYAQDVVREAAIYRPHAKGNFDYEGAAEDVTWCNQSSYDVMEATGVHMEAFYGEPDGYQGTKGQRGAGYWVNANTACKNVENYIANHAKEQADARMKEIGFKPITIDEEFKKTHTADELYLAEQNNHTYKCR
- a CDS encoding MAP7 domain-containing protein; translated protein: MNYILQNKIITHINVDNVLLGRITAGDYIEQKKAEIAAQEKARAEAEAKRIAEEKAERERLEKERLKQEEENRKREDKITNPSPSPAPDTDPNNPDEPIDNDRDDNEDNNEETITTPPDNTGGGNGTPPKDGDGESPAPPSEENPSPENGGGDSGGNEPEPPSPPGGGGSGTIYMPWSTDTGNEYYLDTLYGTKPFSAQESGAFNSTIISNELSALQPVTSLNVAGFPGNDTAIKHLTAITHKC
- a CDS encoding clustered-type lipoprotein; protein product: MQNNKLKLIFILILAAFIFSCSKEVKEPGEEKNSVVKNEVTENKPLVILEYSVSPKRTIQIAQSSETEEDDDDDDDDDIDFTEEAPPIVLTDENTPETELIKLLESRKLYAWKLNEIQLEINMYDIYGNSYEEFEKSGIDHLNRQKNIEILKIDSDNKNIYCKQTLNLPSGKKLIYDVAYSFYPYSEKFAYTNYELRGPPVITDRQVQESKRVHGKITEAENDVNKNKNIKIFEKYINKYTKEHRRKTGDKPYKVFDYVKGNFTGSGKDEYIVLFTAPFTKTEKEDGVFFLEYSYIKYIECFIMENGKVIKMYQLPGWWGHIVPREKTKINLGEQFSFGWIADFNQNGINEIFVHRKEVFGSSFFSIEFIDNRFVEIPITGKGDILKSVDWEQSKLVIENYPFKSLVLDSKGTQPKYFAEYQWNEKERCYVLLSNKQYK
- a CDS encoding peptidoglycan DD-metalloendopeptidase family protein, with translation MEDDFFIPYKPDAVIDYSNAATTGSRENVDSVHFMTNGKVVKIFKDYDKLSDEDKVSPVYAYGNYVIIEDKDGFKIRYAHLSTVEEGLKVGGEVKMDQQVGIQGDTGNGPKHTHISIHAPGFSYYKHTIPMYEYMLKNGRLRDDVVYPTNKAVSGKYGTEYIPNPQFFHEGDDMSGHILVSGYNPAGFKITHEIMESLKPSSDIQKNKKAAMALQDRINITRAILDIPEPKNYSISDFLLGKITLGEYLTDQKIKEKLKAEAEAKRIAEEKAAQEKAEKERQDKEKLAREDEERRRKEGGNNPSPNPKKPDEDRSEPILDEDDRPGRRNKKGEKPIKSPPKKDGGGNNPPPPKKGQPPQNGGGGGSKPKPPKIPKPGDMIPLSIDTNNEYYLGSLYGTKPFSAQESSAFNSTIISNELSALQPITNLNVAGFPVNDTAIKEDPFGV